A window from Limanda limanda chromosome 14, fLimLim1.1, whole genome shotgun sequence encodes these proteins:
- the pitpnab gene encoding phosphatidylinositol transfer protein alpha isoform, with the protein MDPPGSPLQNHHFVGVLCAAQASVTLRATATHRRGPDQEVDVKQIRDCGESGQGDVDIPYLCVSMPVIIMHAAGSPPARRAACMQRGNVQLQRLQSPQQPAQAGMAVPFTLSAASPPCWCMREGRLVRAAPGQRPSTEGVVAMLLIRGEGETIDGAFTSGGMGGYASRVILPISVEEYQVGQLYSVAEASKNETGGGEGVEVLKNEPYEKDGEKGQYTHKIYHLQSKVPSFVRMLAPSSALNIHEKAWNAYPYCRTVITNEYMKDNFLIKIETWHKPDTGHLENVHGLDAETWKKVDVVYIDIADSSQVEPKDYKAEEDPRKFKSVKTSRGPLGPDWKKELPNKKDCPHMCAYKLVTVKFKWWGLQNKVESFIQKQEKRLFTNFHRQLFCWIDKWIELNMEDIRRMEEETRKELDEMRVKDPVKGMVALED; encoded by the exons ATGGACCCACCAGGCTCCCCCCTGCAGAACCATCACTTTGTGGGTGTGCTCTGCGCCGCGCAGGCCTCGGTGACTCTGCGCGCAACAGCAACGCATCGGCGCGGCCCCGATCAGGAAGTGGATGTGAAGCAAATACGCGACTGTGGAG AGAGCGGCCAGGGTGATGTCGACATCCCGTATCTGTGTGTCTCCATGCCCGTCATCATCATGCACGCAGCCGGGTCTCCTCCAGCCCGACGTGCTGCCTGCATGCAGCGAGGGAATGTGCAGCTGCAGCGGCTGCAGTCGCCTCAGCAGCCGGCGCAGGCGGGCATGGCTGTGCCCTTCACATTGAGCGCAGCTAGCCCGCCA TGCTGGTGCATGAGGGAGGGACGACTGGTGCGCGCCGCGCCGGGCCAGCGTCCATCCACGGAGGGTGTCGTGGCCATGTTATTGATTCGCGGTGAAGGTGAAACCATTGATGGAGCGTTTACCTCTGGAGGAATGGGGGGATATGCGAG TCGGGTGATTCTTCCCATCTCTGTGGAAGAG TACCAGGTTGGCCAGCTGTACTCTGTGGCTGAGGCCAGTAAGAATGAGAcgggtggaggagagggagtggagGTGCTAAAAAATGAGCCCTacgagaaagatggagagaagggacagtacacacacaaaatttACCATTTGCAGAG TAAAGTGCCGTCATTCGTCAGAATGTTGGCTCCATCCTCTGCTCTCAATATCCACGAGAAAGCCTGGAACGCATACCCTTACTGTCGCACAG TCATCACT aACGAATATATGAAAGATAACTTCCTGATCAAGATTGAGACATGGCACAAACCTGACACAGGACACCTTGAAAAT GTTCACGGTTTGGATGCAGAAACTTGGAAAAAGGTGGATGTAGTCTATATTGATATTGCGGACTCATCCCAAGTGGAACCCAAG gACTATAAGGCAGAGGAGGACCCACGCAAGTTCAAGTCTGTGAAGACCAGCCGAGGCCCTCTAGGACCAGACTGGAAG AAGGAACTTCCTAACAAGAAAGACTGCCCACACATGTGTGCCTACAAACTGGTCACTGTCAAGTTCAAGTGGTGGGGCCTGCAAAATAAAGTGGAGAGCTTCATTCAGAag CAAGAGAAGCGTTTGTTCACTAATTTCCACCGCCAGCTGTTCTGTTGGATCGACAAGTGGATCGAATTGAACATGGAAGACATTCGCCgtatggaggaggagacacgcaAGGAGCTAGATGAG ATGAGAGTTAAAGACCCAGTGAAGGGAATGGTGGCTCTCGAGGACTGA